caacacaaggGAGATGCACATGAGGTGAACTAACACAGGGGAATGAGAAGTGAATGAGGGcatgaacagttgtttgtctttgtgagttagaagtgggataagcggccacctgtcccctaaaagggataaagaagtcgaagactgatagagggatggacaaaaatcccttggccagtttttttcacaattctaataaaactgttgaaggtcttttgttgcaaaatcaaattttaattgattatatcttaacaatggcaactgtgactgcttttcatcatgctgaatgctgatgcaccaattaggtgcagacagatgtgcagacaaaagcagcagacagatgtcaaggtttcagttgtattgggaatcttgagcaggtagtaatttttaattaaatcaaaaattaatgtttgtattgtgttcaattttgttatctgttttgttagtctttatgccccaagtttcacaaaaaaaggtcaaaaaggtcaacaaagagagctaaacattttctaaactgctggcaagttggatcccaaataagcaaaaatcaTTCCTGCAGTTCCGGGGAGAGAGACCacggtggacacagcaggagtacgccaaccctttggataatactgcccctgccttagcatttctatgtatccaagacatagcctgttgctgtttacatggtcatgatcacataatggagcatttgtctcatccagtgggtgttttggtcaacttAATAGTCCGATGGATATAAATGCTTGTGAAAACCATTGTTGGagcttttgacttcacaaattaggactgcaacagcacgatacaagctttgtcttcataaaatgaatataaatatatggaggtaatctatcatttgttgacatggccagaaaaaaacatttattaggaaaactttgtttcatcgagattgataaatgatacaattgaaaatgtagaaaccggtgtgagtaaatacaaaatacttaattaggtcctgtgttaacctgcaatgacaacaagacatctacagcctcacagcagagtacacacattcattctgtctgttctgcattgatctgttgggctggttgttcctcaaagctgcataatggaggttgttttcctcttggtagcCCTGGAGATATGTTATTAAGTTATTGTGTGTACATAAGGATCatttatacatataaactttaaaaaaaaaaaaatcaaaattgtctccacctctgcatttgctgtggatgaacTTTGGAATCTTGAttgagagtctgttttaaaacacaggaagagatttttttaaaagtaattttcccagtttacctttaGGAATCTTCAAtatattacatcagttacccagagagtgatgactgtttttcctctttgtcataaaaactgaaatggataataaaacaaccacaataatggtaaatatccaggccgcactgaggaaatacaccaaaacaagatggtttccttcatctaacgagatgcatcagaaattgtgatatccgcaATGCCGTTTCAGACAATCACTTAAGTATTTCCACAAATTTGTCCTCTCACTTATATTAAGCTAGTTATTGTCATTACTGTGTAATGACATTGAGCTTGGacgactaactgctccagtttggtgaagacggctcaccagcgcctcttcttcctgaggactctgaagaaacaccacctctcttcagacatcctggtgaacttctatcgctgcacCATCGAGAGCATCCTTACCAGCTGTGTTACAGTCTGGTAtgggaactgctctgcctcagaccgGAAGGCATTGCAGAAGGTGGTAAAGACTGCCCAGCgaatagctggagcttctcttccttccatcgaggacatatacaggaggcgctgtcacaggagggccaagaaggtcACTAAAGACTCCAGACAGCAGATacagcagatacagcaggacCATGTGTAAAAGGGGTGGTTTTGTACGATAGcttggctgctttcatgtcatgCTTAACTTCTCTATTGACTTGCTTTttctcagaatcagagcatgtgaaaaaggaactcttctttctgctgaggattTCCTTGAGCTCCTTTTTATCCTTGTGTGTCCCTGCCATGGCCTATCACCTAATGCATATGGCCCCAGACCCTGCTGCAAGACAGACTCATGTCTCTGTTTCATGTTTGGACGATCTGGGCCCATAGACAAAGTCCCAGCCATTGGTCGAACACAAATGTGCTCCAAACAGAGGCCTAGGCCCCCTGGTCACTAAGTGGGATATGCTGTTCCTAATTGATAATGTATTTGAGATCTGTGCTTTGTCTGGCCCTCCACCTATTACCCCTTTCCCATCGGAGGCCTTATGAGgggcaaattaagacaaaacagattctgggatgttgaggacacttaagctcctccaccatgattcgTTGGTAGTTGGAGGACAAgacaatcaagtgtgtgttggttatttcctcctttattgtaccaaggatcttgaacatcctgaacaatgtagaatgtacacaataaatcaaatatctataaatcaaccacataagagcctttttctattttgtgttttctgaacTACAGGACatctaaaattgttgaaaatggtcatttttctattctactgctttacactgaagtaaacacattcagtccaggtaggttctctgttcatcttcttccacaaaacagaaccatctgcatctggacaatcctgtaaatgacaacatGAACTCAGtgccttttgaatatttaatgaatgaCTTTATTCTGACTAATAGAAAATACCTTTGGTTTGGACAGAGGTGAGAGTCTTACATGtgattctgaaaaataaaatggaatgttagaaatgtaaaattactaTCTAAAAGAAGACCGGAAGTGTAATTAATCATacctttataattgcagctgtgactgtaacattcatttatttccaaggtagttttctctgtcaactggacaaGATAAATAATGTACTGTATGTTTGGGTCTTGGacccaagacccaaacaaagtaatgttgtttatgctgtacagtgccaggagaaatgcaaggaactgtacattggggaaaccaaacaacctctccacagaagaatggcacaacacagacgtgccacctcttcgggtcaggattcagcagtccacttacacttaaaggagagtgggcactccttcaaggacagccaagtaaggatactggccagagaagaccgctggttgaaaggggggttaaggaagctatccatgttaaattggagaaaccatccttgaacagaggtggtggcctgaggcacttcctatcacccacatacaatgcagtcctccactccttccaacagcaaaacaaacattcacaccattccaggagacccagtgactcatcaccatgtgacccagcagacaaaggggagacacctcaacagaaactaggtgaacgacccgaccaacgaccctgctaacgactctcaggtgaccacccggatcattagcatgcaaatggtccacaggggctatattttcaagctctctccccagcgatttcagaactgaagaagccttctggatagaaggcgaaacgtcttcaagagaagaaacccagtccagttgacagagaaaactaccttggatacaatgacctggatgactgagaatttacacagacattcatttatttattatttttagaatattaaaaatatattacatcagttacccagagagtgttggctgtttctctttttcgtcATATAAAGTGAAATGGTTAATAAAATAACCAcgatgatggtaaatatccaggtcgcactgaggaaatacaccaaaacaagatagtttccttcatctgtaacgagaggcatcagaaattgtgatatccgcgatACTGTTTCAGATAATTATTTAGGTCTTTACACATATTTGTCTTCTCACTTTATATCACGgcagttatgatgtcattattttctaATTCAGCGAAACTACAGGCATCACCATTCAcacattattttataaaataacagTATTTAAAGAGAATCTATATtgacataaaaaaaatatgagttaaagtgatactttgaccacaaatgtttttaatgtgctgctgtggtgtaaaATTCAAAGAGCATAAATTTTATTACTGTATGAACTTAGAACTTAAGGTTCATGTTCAAGGttcaaaaatccaaaatgtaacttaatttcttaattgctctatgtgtttaaacatagagcaattaagaaattaagttacattttggattttttttttaacactgagGTCATGTTGGCTTTAGCATTTTTACAGGCGTATGGAAACAATCTGCACATAAAATAGCACTTTAACAGCTTTTgaataaaattatttcaaactcactcaccctcaaacaccagcttggttccatttccaaacagaatgtgtctacatgctgcaacagcacaatagtaggtcccagtctgagaagtgttcaggttcttcatggagaagctgtagaaacaggtgttggttttcctctcacactgcttattcctgcctgtatggctgtacatgagttGCAGTTGAGattgtccagagtttctgaaccagtaaacagtgtgatccccatcacaagtccacccagtatgtactgtacaattcagcgtcacagaaccttctgcttggatagactgtgatgctgactgatctatggtcaaccctgaaccctctacaatgacattatgaccttctgtaaagtcaaatacatttaaatactgatttacacagtaataggtggctgagtctgataacttcaaatctgttattgtcagattagttccTTTTCTACCAGCATGTAGTTGGAAACGTGGATTGGAGTCATTAGCACATCTACAATATTCAGTTGTTACCCAGTACATAAAGAGCAGAATCGGCttctctcccagagtttctttaaaccaagagatctTGGTAGAAACATCACttctgtgaagacacggcaaagtcaggttctgtccaggtttgaccaagataaaattggtcttccaattcaaagatggagaaaattccattgtagctgtctgagctaaaaacaaaatataattagaaatgaacaccgtttaatgtttaaatctagaattttgcaaatgatgccatagataaacaaaatacaaacaaaaaagaaatcctcaccaaatttctccaaacatatcagccagaaaatcaactttgcagatgtcatcttgctccaagttttgggctgagtgaagagaagactggtcctttttaaactgataaatgctgcacttgtatCTGACTGGGTAGCCGGAGATGACTCGAGGGTGTGagatacaggaaacacgatcacttgtaatgtcagatttgcttgataaaattgatgttggggaaattaaaggaagatttaaaggttaaaaaaaacccacaagaaaaaactttggattaccttaagaataggatttt
This Takifugu flavidus isolate HTHZ2018 unplaced genomic scaffold, ASM371156v2 ctg273, whole genome shotgun sequence DNA region includes the following protein-coding sequences:
- the LOC130520062 gene encoding uncharacterized protein LOC130520062 isoform X2: MTSAKLIFWLICLEKFAQTATMEFSPSLNWKTNFILVKPGQNLTLPCLHRSDVSTKISWFKETLGEKPILLFMYWVTTEYCRCANDSNPRFQLHAGRKGTNLTITDLKLSDSATYYCVNQYLNVFDFTEGHNVIVEGSGLTIDQSASQSIQAEGSVTLNCTVHTGWTCDGDHTVYWFRNSGQSQLQLMYSHTGRNKQCERKTNTCFYSFSMKNLNTSQTGTYYCAVAACRHILFGNGTKLVFEDEGNYLVLVYFLSATWIFTIIVVILLTISLYMTKKRNSQHSLESHVRLSPLSKPKDCPDADGSVLWKKMNREPTWTECVYFSVKQ
- the LOC130520062 gene encoding uncharacterized protein LOC130520062 isoform X1 produces the protein MTSAKLIFWLICLEKFAQTATMEFSPSLNWKTNFILVKPGQNLTLPCLHRSDVSTKISWFKETLGEKPILLFMYWVTTEYCRCANDSNPRFQLHAGRKGTNLTITDLKLSDSATYYCVNQYLNVFDFTEGHNVIVEGSGLTIDQSASQSIQAEGSVTLNCTVHTGWTCDGDHTVYWFRNSGQSQLQLMYSHTGRNKQCERKTNTCFYSFSMKNLNTSQTGTYYCAVAACRHILFGNGTKLVFEDEGNYLVLVYFLSATWIFTIIVVILLTISLYMTKKRNSQHSLESHVRLSPLSKPKDCPDADGSVLWKKKMNREHTWTECVYFSVKQ
- the LOC130520062 gene encoding uncharacterized protein LOC130520062 isoform X3, coding for MTSAKLIFWLICLEKFATMEFSPSLNWKTNFILVKPGQNLTLPCLHRSDVSTKISWFKETLGEKPILLFMYWVTTEYCRCANDSNPRFQLHAGRKGTNLTITDLKLSDSATYYCVNQYLNVFDFTEGHNVIVEGSGLTIDQSASQSIQAEGSVTLNCTVHTGWTCDGDHTVYWFRNSGQSQLQLMYSHTGRNKQCERKTNTCFYSFSMKNLNTSQTGTYYCAVAACRHILFGNGTKLVFEDEGNYLVLVYFLSATWIFTIIVVILLTISLYMTKKRNSQHSLESHVRLSPLSKPKDCPDADGSVLWKKKMNREHTWTECVYFSVKQ